From Desulfovibrio intestinalis, one genomic window encodes:
- the xerD gene encoding site-specific tyrosine recombinase XerD — MTEIAPPLSSSLCPLAALLPLWQDHLLAQRGLSPQTVLSYSQDLENFFLFRQELADGASLTPQPDEQEIFLYLAWLRARQNTGRTLARRLSALRAFFDFALQESVIKVNPAQLMDNPKLPQHLPEVLSREEMEKMLAQPDMRERGGQRDRCMLELFYAAGLRVSELCGLCVPDLDLQRGLVRVFGKGSKERLVPLHDFMQRLLEDYINNWRPAFSPTGNQLFVNRSGRALTRQYIWKMVKKYALEANIRRAISPHTFRHSFATHLLEGGADLRAVQLLLGHADISATEIYTHVQAERLRGIHRQFHPRSQM, encoded by the coding sequence ATGACCGAAATCGCACCGCCTTTATCTTCTTCACTCTGCCCATTAGCAGCCTTGTTGCCTTTGTGGCAGGACCATCTATTGGCTCAAAGAGGTTTGTCGCCACAAACCGTTCTTTCTTACAGCCAGGACCTTGAAAATTTTTTTCTCTTCCGTCAGGAATTGGCAGACGGCGCTTCTTTGACGCCCCAGCCTGACGAACAGGAGATATTTCTTTATCTGGCGTGGCTCAGAGCCCGCCAAAATACTGGGCGCACATTGGCGAGACGCTTGTCTGCCCTGCGTGCTTTTTTCGACTTTGCCTTGCAGGAAAGCGTCATCAAGGTGAACCCTGCCCAGTTGATGGATAATCCCAAGCTTCCACAGCATTTGCCGGAAGTTTTGAGCCGCGAAGAAATGGAAAAAATGCTGGCTCAGCCTGATATGCGTGAACGGGGAGGCCAGCGTGACCGTTGCATGCTTGAATTGTTTTACGCAGCAGGGTTACGAGTCTCCGAGCTCTGCGGTTTGTGTGTACCAGATTTGGACCTTCAACGCGGTTTGGTGCGTGTTTTCGGCAAAGGATCCAAAGAACGGCTTGTGCCTTTACACGACTTCATGCAACGCCTGCTTGAAGATTATATCAACAATTGGCGCCCGGCGTTTTCTCCCACAGGCAACCAGCTTTTCGTTAATCGTTCCGGGCGTGCGCTTACCCGGCAGTATATCTGGAAAATGGTGAAAAAATACGCTCTTGAAGCCAATATTCGCCGTGCTATTTCACCACACACCTTTCGGCATTCCTTTGCGACGCACCTGCTTGAAGGCGGAGCTGACCTGAGGGCCGTACAGCTGTTGCTGGGACATGCCGACATTAGCGCCACAGAAATTTATACCCATGTTCAGGCAGAGCGCCTGCGCGGTATCCACCGCCAATTTCACCCTCGGAGCCAGATGTGA
- a CDS encoding LapA family protein — protein sequence MRYIKVLLLAVVFFLALVFFFQNQGPLSQDMVLTLHLFFIPPMHSIPLPFYFLVIVAFALGALLTLSFLVWDKLNLSARLMKHKWHISNLEREMAKLKKKSEAEASKFSFLHKNKEKPEGAQSVETKPVQSVEDSLVPDPDKH from the coding sequence ATGCGGTATATCAAGGTTCTCTTGCTGGCCGTCGTTTTTTTTCTTGCTCTCGTATTCTTTTTTCAGAATCAGGGGCCCCTTTCTCAAGATATGGTGCTGACGCTCCATCTTTTCTTTATTCCGCCAATGCATTCCATTCCCCTGCCCTTCTACTTTTTAGTGATTGTGGCCTTCGCTCTTGGAGCATTGCTTACTCTTAGCTTCCTTGTGTGGGACAAGCTGAACCTGTCTGCCCGTCTGATGAAGCACAAGTGGCATATCAGCAATCTTGAGCGTGAAATGGCCAAGTTGAAGAAAAAATCAGAGGCTGAAGCCTCCAAGTTCAGTTTTCTTCACAAAAACAAGGAAAAACCCGAAGGCGCTCAGAGTGTGGAAACCAAGCCCGTACAGAGCGTAGAAGATTCCCTTGTGCCTGATCCTGACAAACATTAA
- a CDS encoding acyl-CoA dehydratase activase-related protein — protein MSPHPAAFLGLDIGSTTVKLALLDAEGMVIETMYRRHGTAVRATLSNLLGELAQKYPLLPVRCAITGSGALDLGEALSLPFEQELLATARAVAAAAPQTSVAVELGGEDAKLLYLGQDVELRMNESCAGGTGAFIDQMARLLSTDAQGLNELASRHSTLYPIASRCGVFAKTDIVPLLNGGVAREDIAASIFQAVVEQTIGGLACGRPIEGIVAFLGGPLHFLSELKKLFIAALHLENDEIAYLPHAQCAAAHGAALCVKDRQAETSLVRLDELARQARSLACEQTNPLTKALPRFFSDEREYETFRSRHSDDRLPRLNMSEATGPLYLGLDLGSTTVKAALMDSQQRLLASCYVSNGGNPLQVLLPPLADMLEQIPPKAWLAGTAATGYGAQLAEAALKLDCVTVETLAHFKAAHRIVPEVSYVIDIGGQDMKCLKAENGVIADVSLNEACSAGCGAFLESFALGLGMSMEEFVQAALYAEHPADLGSRCTVFMNSKVTQAQKEGMQAADIAAGLCYSVVRNALDKVLRIKSTDELGLHVVVQGGSFLNDALLCAMERTLGHSVHRPVSSGLMGAYGAALTALDACPADEEHCSPLTAEHLRDFQMRSRSFRCRDCGNNCLLTETRFSHGARHFSGNRCDKFANSLGKKTAKAPNLYDWKHQRVFRYNPLALEHAPRGVLGIPRVLTVYSHYPFWFTLFTELGFRVELSPPTNRSLFARGLASVPSQSVCYPAKLAHGHVLSLIEKGVTRIFMPCVPREAKEFSEMCDAFSCPVACGYPQVVRDNLPELVNGSASMYTPFVNLNHTASLVRNLSQEMGLPKGDVRAAIRAARQEQENYLRELRNEADKLYTAARRQGGTLVVLAGRPYHADPQVHHGLPDFIASLGATVLSEDSLPRHWLRKTAVPGLRVRNQWTYPARLYRAAAWAGQGEHGQARVELVQLTSFGCGLDAITSDQVREQLHQYGKLYTLIKMDEGNALASARIRVRSLLAVAEGRRGGKQTFIPPPASPVFSKKDAKSHLILIPQMAPLHFPLITEGVVGSGHNIKLLPRVSPEAISLGQAHVNNDACYPAIVAIGQLLHALKSGAHDPQRTALLLSQTCGPCRASNYPALLRKALIECGFESVPILTMSTTGVDSHPGFRPNRMMLHKMVLGMLAGDMLQRLSLHTGTYERHSGDTEERIDHWLRMLAPIVRQGDDLAFRQSMDRLVRDFEQIGLDRDHRPRVAVVGEILLTYHPDANRHIVDIIRQEGGEPLLPDITNFMLYCLRDSIYDWQRQGGSALGALGSTLAIRKVENLRVSMRQALARSPLADKVMPIAHLDTLARMGESMLSLGNAAGEGWLLPAEMLEFLNHGAKDILCLQPFGCLPNHIVGRGAFKTVRRAAPQANIMAIDYDPGSSEANQLNRIRLFMAIARDMARKQGFLRLGDLQDQSDFAKKLCGVT, from the coding sequence GTGTCTCCACATCCTGCGGCTTTTCTTGGTCTGGACATAGGCTCCACGACAGTCAAACTAGCGCTTCTGGACGCTGAGGGCATGGTTATTGAAACTATGTACCGTCGTCACGGAACAGCAGTTAGAGCTACGTTATCCAATCTTTTGGGTGAACTGGCTCAAAAATATCCCCTTTTACCTGTGCGATGCGCCATCACGGGCTCAGGTGCGCTGGATCTTGGCGAAGCCCTGTCCTTGCCGTTCGAGCAAGAATTGCTGGCCACTGCTCGCGCGGTGGCCGCGGCAGCTCCGCAAACCAGTGTTGCCGTCGAACTTGGCGGTGAAGACGCCAAACTGCTCTATCTTGGTCAGGATGTGGAACTGCGCATGAATGAATCCTGCGCAGGAGGGACAGGAGCCTTTATCGACCAAATGGCCCGTCTGCTCAGCACTGATGCCCAAGGTCTCAACGAATTGGCATCACGCCACAGCACTCTTTACCCCATAGCTTCGCGCTGTGGCGTTTTTGCCAAAACGGATATTGTTCCTCTGCTTAATGGCGGCGTTGCAAGAGAAGATATTGCGGCCTCCATATTTCAGGCAGTGGTTGAACAAACCATTGGTGGGCTGGCCTGTGGGCGACCTATTGAGGGTATAGTAGCTTTTCTGGGAGGGCCGCTACATTTTTTGTCAGAGCTGAAAAAGCTCTTCATTGCTGCCCTGCATCTGGAAAATGATGAAATTGCCTATCTGCCCCACGCTCAGTGCGCAGCCGCACATGGCGCGGCCCTGTGCGTAAAGGACAGGCAAGCGGAAACATCACTTGTGCGCTTGGATGAACTGGCCCGGCAGGCCCGAAGCTTGGCCTGTGAGCAAACAAACCCATTGACCAAGGCTTTGCCTCGTTTTTTCAGTGATGAGCGCGAATACGAAACTTTTAGAAGTCGGCACTCTGATGACAGGCTGCCCCGATTAAATATGAGCGAAGCCACTGGCCCTCTTTATCTGGGCCTTGATCTTGGCTCGACCACAGTTAAAGCCGCTCTTATGGATAGCCAACAGCGCTTGCTGGCCTCGTGCTATGTATCCAATGGTGGCAATCCCCTGCAAGTCCTCCTGCCGCCTCTTGCCGATATGCTTGAGCAGATTCCTCCCAAGGCATGGCTTGCAGGCACGGCAGCTACTGGCTACGGAGCACAGCTTGCCGAGGCGGCGTTGAAGCTGGATTGTGTCACAGTCGAAACCTTGGCCCACTTCAAGGCGGCACACCGTATAGTGCCTGAAGTAAGTTATGTCATTGACATCGGCGGTCAGGACATGAAGTGCCTCAAAGCCGAAAATGGAGTGATTGCGGATGTGAGCCTTAATGAGGCCTGCTCTGCAGGTTGCGGAGCTTTTCTTGAAAGCTTTGCCCTCGGGCTTGGCATGAGCATGGAGGAATTCGTTCAGGCAGCTCTTTACGCAGAGCATCCGGCAGACCTTGGCTCACGTTGTACGGTTTTCATGAATTCAAAAGTTACCCAGGCCCAAAAAGAAGGTATGCAGGCAGCTGATATTGCGGCAGGCCTTTGCTACTCGGTGGTTCGCAATGCTCTGGATAAGGTACTGCGCATCAAAAGTACGGATGAACTGGGCCTGCATGTTGTTGTTCAGGGTGGTTCTTTTCTCAATGATGCCCTGCTGTGCGCTATGGAGCGAACCTTGGGGCACAGTGTGCACCGCCCGGTCTCATCCGGTCTTATGGGAGCCTACGGCGCTGCGCTGACTGCCCTTGATGCTTGCCCTGCCGATGAGGAACACTGCTCACCCCTCACAGCCGAACACCTGCGTGACTTCCAAATGCGCAGTCGCAGTTTTCGTTGCCGCGATTGCGGAAACAACTGCCTGCTCACAGAAACGCGTTTTTCGCATGGCGCGCGGCATTTTTCAGGCAACCGCTGTGACAAGTTCGCCAATAGTCTTGGTAAAAAAACGGCAAAAGCCCCTAACCTCTATGATTGGAAGCACCAGCGAGTGTTCCGGTATAACCCGTTGGCTCTCGAACATGCGCCACGCGGAGTTTTGGGCATACCACGGGTATTGACTGTCTATTCGCACTATCCTTTTTGGTTCACGCTCTTTACTGAACTTGGCTTCAGGGTTGAGCTTTCCCCCCCCACCAATCGTTCACTTTTTGCCCGGGGCTTGGCCTCGGTGCCTTCGCAGAGCGTTTGCTATCCCGCAAAATTGGCTCACGGGCATGTGCTTTCTCTTATTGAAAAAGGTGTCACTCGCATATTCATGCCCTGTGTTCCTCGTGAAGCCAAAGAATTCAGCGAGATGTGCGATGCTTTTTCTTGCCCTGTGGCTTGCGGTTATCCGCAGGTAGTGCGGGATAACCTGCCGGAGCTGGTGAACGGCAGTGCATCAATGTACACGCCGTTTGTGAATCTTAACCATACGGCTTCCCTGGTTCGGAACCTCTCTCAGGAGATGGGACTGCCCAAAGGGGACGTGCGAGCAGCTATCCGGGCAGCGCGGCAAGAACAGGAAAATTATCTGCGTGAACTGCGCAATGAAGCCGATAAATTGTATACGGCAGCGCGCCGCCAAGGGGGAACTCTGGTAGTACTTGCTGGTCGCCCCTACCATGCGGACCCCCAGGTACACCACGGATTGCCAGATTTTATAGCTTCTCTGGGGGCTACCGTACTCAGTGAAGACTCACTGCCCCGCCATTGGTTGCGCAAGACGGCAGTGCCCGGATTGCGAGTTCGTAACCAATGGACCTATCCGGCCAGGCTTTACCGCGCAGCCGCCTGGGCGGGCCAGGGTGAGCACGGCCAAGCCCGGGTCGAGCTTGTACAGCTCACCTCGTTTGGTTGCGGGCTTGACGCCATTACCTCTGACCAGGTGCGTGAACAGCTTCATCAGTACGGTAAGCTGTATACGCTTATCAAAATGGACGAGGGCAACGCTCTTGCTTCAGCCAGAATACGGGTCAGGTCATTGCTTGCCGTAGCCGAAGGGCGCAGAGGCGGCAAGCAGACGTTTATTCCTCCTCCAGCGTCGCCTGTTTTTTCTAAAAAAGACGCAAAATCCCACCTGATTCTCATCCCGCAGATGGCTCCCCTGCATTTTCCTCTGATTACAGAAGGTGTCGTAGGCAGTGGGCACAATATCAAGCTGTTGCCCCGTGTAAGCCCTGAGGCCATTAGCCTCGGGCAGGCCCATGTGAATAACGACGCCTGCTATCCGGCTATTGTAGCTATTGGTCAGCTTTTACATGCATTGAAAAGTGGCGCGCACGACCCCCAACGTACTGCCCTGTTGCTTTCCCAGACCTGCGGCCCCTGCAGGGCCAGTAATTACCCGGCCTTGCTTCGCAAAGCCCTGATTGAATGTGGCTTTGAATCCGTGCCGATACTGACCATGAGTACAACGGGGGTGGACAGTCATCCAGGGTTCCGCCCCAACAGAATGATGCTGCATAAAATGGTACTGGGGATGCTGGCCGGTGATATGTTGCAGCGTCTTTCGCTGCATACTGGAACATACGAACGGCATTCGGGCGATACCGAGGAAAGAATTGACCACTGGCTGCGCATGTTGGCGCCCATTGTGCGGCAAGGCGATGATTTGGCTTTCCGCCAGTCGATGGATCGTCTCGTGCGTGATTTCGAACAGATTGGCCTGGACAGAGACCATCGACCACGCGTTGCCGTGGTGGGAGAAATACTTCTCACCTATCATCCTGATGCCAATAGGCATATTGTGGATATTATCAGGCAGGAAGGGGGAGAACCCCTGTTGCCGGACATTACCAACTTTATGCTCTATTGCCTGAGAGATTCCATTTACGACTGGCAGCGCCAGGGCGGGAGTGCCTTGGGAGCGTTGGGCAGTACTCTGGCAATCAGAAAAGTGGAAAATTTGAGGGTCAGTATGCGGCAGGCCTTGGCCCGCTCTCCCCTTGCTGACAAAGTCATGCCCATAGCCCATTTGGACACGTTGGCCCGCATGGGCGAAAGCATGCTTTCACTGGGAAATGCAGCAGGAGAAGGCTGGCTTTTGCCGGCAGAAATGCTTGAATTTCTCAACCACGGCGCAAAGGACATTCTTTGCCTTCAGCCCTTCGGCTGCCTGCCCAACCATATCGTTGGCCGTGGAGCCTTCAAAACCGTACGCCGCGCGGCTCCTCAGGCAAATATCATGGCCATTGACTACGACCCTGGCAGCAGTGAGGCCAACCAGCTGAATCGTATTCGTCTTTTCATGGCCATTGCTAGAGACATGGCCCGTAAACAGGGATTTTTACGGTTGGGTGATCTCCAGGATCAATCCGATTTTGCCAAAAAGCTTTGCGGCGTAACCTAA
- a CDS encoding CBS domain-containing protein, with protein MSAAKATLITCHANADFDAFAAMLAARHLYSPHVLLFPGSQERGLQKVYASLDTKAYSFADNSNLDWDSFERLVLVDTRQRGRVNHVAPLLDRPGVIVEMWDHHPDSGDDITSGTVHLAQTGSVTSFLVQQLREHNIRLEPEDATLLGLGIYGDTGSFTYSSTTPEDFEAAAWLLGQGMDVNRINDLAAHELTSLHIQALNSLLESAESYTINRTQVVLAEASMEHYLGDFAYLAHRLIEMEKFPVLFAIGLMGDRIQVVARSRSDAINVGDICAALGGGGHAYAASASIRHMTLHEVREAILRQLYEQAHPDKTAREYMSSPAVGIESTATIREADELMLHFGLKAVPVFKPGTRFCNGLLDAQTASRASAHGLGGALVEDYMQGQVQMLPPEAVLKDLTAIIVGGRQRLVPIVEEERVIGVVTRTDLINVFAHEQDSLPVLKHSPSKERHVGKLIQDRLPPSAKDLLHLAGKLGRELGLPVYAVGGFVRDLLLNKPNQDIDLVVEGNGIALAKALAQELGGRVREHQEFLTSVVIFKDAKGAESRIDVATARLEYYEYPAALPTVELSSIKMDLFRRDFSINALAVRLDSTPFGQLVDFFGGQRDIKERVIRVLHTLSFVEDPTRCLRAVRFEQRYDFRISTSAERLVKNALDLKLMDKLAGPRLFGEFKHICDEDNPLACLVRMDQLGILSAIAPQLTLIPTRKALLQTLQDMLSWYRLLYFEKIPQAWLVYFLGLSHGLPYADTSDLFLRLGLPENKRGEILNQREQMRAVRGRLEAWQKRQNGQTSKVSALCEVLAPLSLESLLYLMAETGDEDLQKKLSRYITQWQHEKADISGDDLKELGLPPGPLYSHILRSALKAKLDGEALGRDAQLALAVTILREKQEVDFHKN; from the coding sequence GTGAGCGCTGCTAAAGCTACACTTATTACCTGCCACGCCAATGCAGACTTTGACGCCTTTGCAGCCATGCTTGCAGCCCGTCACCTGTACAGCCCGCATGTGCTGCTTTTTCCCGGCAGTCAGGAACGCGGCCTACAAAAAGTTTATGCCAGCCTAGACACTAAGGCCTACAGCTTTGCCGACAATAGCAATCTTGATTGGGATTCCTTTGAGCGGCTTGTATTGGTCGACACACGCCAACGTGGGCGAGTGAACCATGTGGCCCCCCTGCTTGACCGCCCCGGGGTTATTGTTGAAATGTGGGACCATCATCCTGATTCCGGTGATGATATTACTTCTGGCACAGTACACCTTGCCCAGACAGGCTCGGTTACAAGCTTTCTTGTGCAGCAGCTGCGTGAACATAATATACGCCTTGAACCTGAAGATGCCACCTTGCTGGGTTTGGGCATCTATGGGGATACTGGCTCCTTTACCTATTCTTCAACAACTCCTGAAGATTTTGAGGCGGCAGCATGGCTACTTGGGCAAGGCATGGATGTTAACCGCATTAATGACCTGGCCGCGCACGAACTGACCAGCCTGCACATTCAAGCCCTGAACAGTCTTCTTGAATCTGCCGAATCCTATACGATTAACAGGACCCAGGTTGTTTTGGCCGAGGCTTCTATGGAGCATTACCTGGGCGACTTTGCCTATTTGGCGCATCGGCTTATTGAGATGGAGAAGTTTCCCGTTCTCTTTGCCATTGGCCTTATGGGAGATCGTATTCAGGTCGTGGCCCGCAGCAGAAGCGATGCCATTAATGTGGGCGACATATGCGCTGCACTGGGTGGAGGTGGCCATGCTTACGCCGCTTCTGCCTCCATACGACATATGACCCTGCACGAAGTTCGTGAAGCCATTTTGCGCCAATTATATGAGCAGGCCCATCCTGACAAGACCGCCCGTGAATACATGTCTTCTCCGGCAGTTGGCATTGAATCTACAGCCACCATTCGTGAAGCGGATGAGCTCATGCTTCATTTCGGCTTGAAAGCCGTGCCTGTTTTCAAGCCGGGAACACGGTTCTGCAACGGTCTGCTGGATGCACAAACGGCCTCGCGGGCAAGTGCCCACGGCCTTGGGGGAGCATTGGTTGAGGATTATATGCAGGGGCAAGTGCAAATGTTGCCGCCCGAGGCAGTTCTCAAGGATCTCACCGCAATTATTGTTGGCGGACGGCAACGGCTTGTGCCGATTGTTGAGGAAGAGCGCGTAATAGGCGTTGTAACCCGCACTGATCTTATCAATGTTTTTGCACATGAGCAGGATAGTCTGCCAGTGCTCAAGCATTCGCCAAGCAAGGAACGGCACGTTGGCAAGCTGATTCAGGACAGATTGCCCCCTTCCGCCAAAGATCTTTTGCATCTGGCAGGAAAACTGGGGCGCGAACTTGGCTTGCCTGTATATGCCGTGGGTGGCTTTGTTCGCGATCTTTTGCTCAACAAACCCAATCAGGATATTGACCTTGTGGTTGAGGGCAATGGTATTGCCCTTGCCAAGGCCTTGGCCCAGGAACTTGGCGGAAGGGTTCGCGAACATCAGGAGTTTTTGACCTCTGTGGTCATTTTCAAGGATGCCAAGGGAGCGGAATCACGAATTGATGTCGCAACTGCCCGCTTGGAATATTATGAATACCCTGCGGCCCTGCCAACTGTGGAGTTGTCATCCATCAAGATGGACCTGTTCCGTCGCGATTTTTCAATCAATGCTCTGGCTGTACGGTTGGATAGTACCCCATTTGGGCAGTTGGTCGATTTTTTTGGCGGCCAGCGTGATATCAAAGAGCGTGTCATTCGCGTATTGCACACGCTGAGTTTTGTTGAAGATCCCACCCGTTGTTTGCGAGCGGTACGCTTTGAGCAGCGCTATGATTTTCGTATCAGTACAAGTGCGGAAAGGCTGGTTAAGAACGCTCTTGACCTCAAGCTTATGGACAAACTTGCAGGGCCTCGCCTATTCGGCGAGTTCAAGCATATCTGCGATGAAGACAACCCGCTGGCATGCCTCGTGCGCATGGATCAATTGGGCATTTTGTCTGCCATTGCCCCGCAACTCACGCTGATACCTACACGCAAAGCGCTGCTGCAGACTCTTCAGGATATGCTGTCCTGGTATCGCCTGCTGTACTTTGAAAAAATACCTCAGGCATGGCTTGTATATTTTTTGGGCCTCAGCCACGGCTTGCCCTATGCAGACACATCTGACCTCTTTCTCCGTTTGGGGTTGCCGGAAAATAAACGTGGAGAAATTCTTAACCAGCGCGAACAAATGCGCGCTGTGCGTGGCCGCCTTGAAGCATGGCAAAAGCGGCAAAATGGTCAAACATCAAAAGTCAGTGCCCTTTGTGAGGTTCTTGCCCCCCTGTCTCTGGAGTCGCTGCTTTATCTTATGGCAGAAACCGGCGACGAAGACCTGCAGAAAAAACTGTCTCGCTACATCACGCAATGGCAGCATGAAAAGGCTGATATTAGCGGTGACGATCTTAAAGAGCTGGGGTTGCCTCCTGGCCCGCTATACAGCCATATTTTGCGAAGTGCACTCAAAGCAAAACTTGACGGTGAAGCTCTTGGACGTGATGCCCAGCTTGCTCTTGCGGTTACTATCTTACGGGAAAAACAAGAAGTGGATTTTCATAAAAATTAA
- a CDS encoding transcriptional regulator yields the protein MWKWLILILAVYALYRLFSNDVLKKKKENKEENAAELERKIAAGEMVKDPECGTYVSAEGNISVRDGETIHHFCSYECRDKFLQRLEEGGRELPPRE from the coding sequence ATGTGGAAATGGCTTATTTTGATTTTGGCGGTTTATGCCCTGTATCGTCTTTTCTCTAATGATGTGCTTAAAAAGAAAAAGGAAAACAAGGAAGAAAACGCCGCTGAGCTGGAACGTAAAATTGCCGCCGGGGAAATGGTTAAAGACCCCGAATGCGGAACATACGTTTCTGCTGAGGGCAATATATCCGTACGCGATGGTGAAACCATCCACCATTTTTGCAGCTATGAGTGTAGAGATAAATTTCTGCAACGCCTGGAAGAAGGCGGCCGCGAGCTGCCCCCACGCGAATAG
- the folK gene encoding 2-amino-4-hydroxy-6-hydroxymethyldihydropteridine diphosphokinase — protein sequence MNEYFQVFVSLGSNSADAANMLDLARQALASLPQMRLAAVSPIYSTAPQDYADQPWFLNQVAELVVDARWRPCSLVDALLEVEVKLGRVRSTDPALRFGPRTIDIDLLLFGEESSTDEHCLVPHPRLTQRAFALVPLLDLAPDIMINGISAATWLSRLRYAKDGQRISQ from the coding sequence ATGAATGAGTATTTTCAGGTTTTTGTAAGCTTGGGCTCCAACAGCGCAGACGCAGCAAACATGCTGGATCTTGCCCGTCAGGCTTTGGCAAGCTTGCCCCAAATGCGCCTAGCGGCAGTATCGCCAATTTACAGTACCGCGCCACAAGACTACGCCGATCAGCCTTGGTTCTTGAATCAGGTGGCCGAACTTGTTGTAGATGCCCGATGGCGGCCATGCTCGCTTGTGGATGCTCTGCTTGAAGTGGAAGTCAAGCTTGGCCGTGTGCGCAGTACCGACCCTGCTCTTCGTTTCGGCCCCAGAACCATTGACATAGATCTATTGCTTTTTGGGGAAGAGAGCAGCACCGATGAGCATTGCCTTGTGCCCCATCCGCGACTCACGCAGCGCGCCTTTGCTCTAGTTCCTCTGCTGGACCTCGCTCCTGACATTATGATCAACGGTATTTCCGCAGCAACGTGGCTTTCTCGCCTGCGGTATGCGAAGGACGGGCAAAGAATTTCTCAGTGA
- a CDS encoding HIT family protein: MKQLWAPWRIEYILGPKPDSCVFCLSADALDDEQRLVLYRGKHAFVIMNKFPYNNGHIMVCPYRHVMNLTDLDAEETHEIMDLMQSCAAILKKHFNCEGINIGLNQGQAAGAGIREHLHFHLVPRWTGDSSFMAVFNEVRTMPEHLSRSYAALKPYFTKGAMAGEPCSAGSLPHQEG; this comes from the coding sequence ATGAAACAATTGTGGGCACCTTGGCGTATCGAATATATTCTTGGACCAAAGCCAGATTCCTGTGTGTTCTGCCTTTCCGCAGACGCGTTGGATGACGAACAGCGTCTGGTTCTTTATAGAGGCAAACACGCCTTCGTTATAATGAACAAATTTCCTTACAATAATGGGCACATAATGGTTTGTCCGTATCGGCACGTCATGAATCTTACCGATCTTGACGCCGAAGAAACGCATGAGATCATGGACCTCATGCAATCTTGTGCCGCAATTTTAAAGAAACACTTTAATTGTGAAGGCATCAATATCGGCCTCAATCAAGGTCAGGCTGCTGGTGCCGGTATTAGAGAACATTTACATTTTCACTTGGTGCCGCGCTGGACCGGAGACTCGTCCTTTATGGCGGTCTTTAATGAAGTACGTACCATGCCCGAACATCTAAGCCGCAGCTATGCGGCATTGAAGCCCTATTTCACGAAAGGCGCTATGGCCGGGGAGCCATGTAGCGCCGGTTCCTTGCCCCATCAGGAAGGTTAA